In Pseudomonas sp. MM213, a genomic segment contains:
- a CDS encoding DUF3015 domain-containing protein, with product MKRILLGTLFTAVSINAMAQAPGGPDCGWGNMLFEGQRGTPAHFLASTTNGTSGNATFGMTSGTNGCATNASLTYGGKSWFAMNGMMNELSEDMAKGNGEALTTYAVVLGVAPEDRAHFAAVTHEHFQQIFSKADVTAEDVHTNTLAVLKADPRLAKYATQA from the coding sequence ATGAAACGGATTCTTCTCGGTACTCTCTTCACCGCTGTATCCATCAACGCTATGGCACAGGCGCCAGGCGGCCCGGATTGCGGGTGGGGCAACATGCTGTTCGAAGGTCAGCGTGGCACCCCGGCTCACTTCCTGGCATCCACCACCAACGGCACTTCCGGCAACGCAACGTTCGGTATGACCTCTGGTACCAACGGTTGCGCGACTAATGCGTCGCTGACTTATGGCGGCAAATCCTGGTTTGCCATGAATGGCATGATGAACGAGCTGTCCGAAGACATGGCTAAAGGTAACGGCGAAGCGCTGACGACCTACGCCGTGGTACTGGGCGTGGCGCCGGAAGACCGTGCGCATTTCGCGGCTGTGACTCACGAGCACTTCCAGCAGATCTTCAGCAAGGCTGACGTGACTGCAGAAGATGTGCATACCAACACCCTGGCCGTTTTGAAGGCCGATCCTCGTCTGGCCAAGTACGCAACTCAAGCTTAA